A genomic region of Candidatus Bathyarchaeota archaeon contains the following coding sequences:
- a CDS encoding metallophosphoesterase has product MPFFSKKKIEEKTTTILFATDVHGSEPTFKKFINAGKIYGANVLILGGDITGKMVVPIIEQTDGTYKSYFLGQEQKIKNKDELVYLERRILTTGFYPLYVTQKEYEELEINEEKRKKIFDELMRERLKKWMEIAEERLRGTNIICYITGGNDDEQEVVELIKDTEHVKNPDGKVVCIDEIHELASLGWGNPTPWNTPRECSEEELEKKIEEMVSKIKDMENAIFNFHIPPKDSELDTAPKLDTSVYPPKPIFEGAQMVLYGAGSKAVKEAIEKHQPLLGLHGHIHESKGAVKIGRTLCINPGSEYGEGILRAALITLANKKVVNYQFVSG; this is encoded by the coding sequence TTGCCTTTTTTCAGTAAAAAGAAGATTGAAGAAAAAACAACTACAATCCTCTTCGCTACTGATGTGCATGGTTCTGAACCTACATTTAAAAAGTTTATTAATGCCGGAAAAATTTACGGTGCTAACGTGCTTATTCTTGGTGGCGACATAACAGGAAAAATGGTTGTTCCAATAATTGAACAAACTGATGGGACATATAAATCTTATTTCCTTGGTCAAGAACAAAAAATTAAAAATAAAGATGAATTAGTGTATCTAGAAAGAAGAATTTTAACAACAGGTTTTTATCCATTATATGTAACTCAAAAAGAATATGAAGAACTTGAAATTAATGAGGAAAAACGAAAAAAAATATTTGATGAATTAATGCGTGAGCGTTTAAAGAAGTGGATGGAAATTGCGGAGGAAAGATTAAGGGGAACAAACATCATTTGTTATATAACTGGGGGAAACGATGATGAACAAGAGGTTGTTGAACTTATTAAAGATACTGAACATGTAAAGAATCCGGATGGAAAAGTAGTTTGTATAGATGAGATTCATGAATTAGCAAGTTTAGGTTGGGGAAATCCAACACCATGGAATACTCCAAGAGAATGCAGCGAGGAGGAACTTGAAAAGAAAATAGAGGAAATGGTTTCTAAAATTAAAGATATGGAAAATGCTATATTTAATTTTCATATTCCACCTAAAGATTCAGAGTTAGATACAGCGCCTAAATTAGATACATCAGTTTATCCACCAAAACCAATTTTTGAAGGAGCCCAAATGGTTCTTTATGGTGCTGGAAGTAAAGCTGTTAAAGAAGCTATAGAAAAACATCAACCTTTACTTGGTTTACATGGCCATATACATGAGTCTAAGGGGGCTGTAAAAATTGGAAGAACTTTATGTATTAATCCTGGAAGCGAGTATGGAGAAGGAATATTAAGAGCGGCATTAATTACTCTAGCAAATAAAAAAGTAGTGAATTACCAGTTTGTTTCTGGCTAA
- a CDS encoding APC family permease, whose protein sequence is MVEKGVFIRKASGLVREVAPIDAWIYNCLTMGWLSVIAYNVVVNVAIFPGGNHSAAILMTAVLGTFMWTTYIFITTAMPRSGIDWIAQSRFISPWIAAPIVIGDFFYLVYWDVWAYWFVTFLGLQPFLTVLGAAINNPSISQLAAWLITPKGLFIVGMIYLLLMGWQLSLPIRLFAKIQRGLMFFATLAIIVMYAVFAMTPNSIFIQRFNLFAEAFGVGPDYYHTVIQKASEITNLNPGFRWYDQIGLMVLIWSLLGWAFWSAQLSGEIKGADKLRVQNFVMNGSGWATAIAWLIAWLLISRSAGEEFMKAAGTLGLSGEWELPVAPYLAGYLAGATMAPGFGTLIIIVLLILALGLICNGYQVYYNTMVGPIRMFFAMAFDRALPDVFSKVHRRWHTPVYIVWLACAVAAIQIYVSAYAPEVAPVFLPAALSSGCIPYFFTSLAGALMPYTGKPIYEASPAAKYKLGPIPLITITGAVSCIFNATMAYYWLTVPELGINPASMVFVLIAYAIGFVYYIIWRAYRKRQGINLDLAFKVVPPD, encoded by the coding sequence ATGGTTGAAAAAGGTGTTTTTATAAGAAAGGCAAGCGGACTAGTACGGGAAGTAGCTCCAATAGATGCTTGGATATACAACTGCCTTACAATGGGTTGGTTATCTGTTATCGCGTATAATGTTGTGGTAAATGTTGCTATATTTCCTGGTGGAAACCATAGTGCAGCTATACTTATGACTGCTGTGCTTGGAACATTCATGTGGACAACATATATATTTATAACAACAGCTATGCCTAGAAGTGGTATAGACTGGATTGCCCAAAGCAGATTTATAAGCCCATGGATAGCTGCACCAATAGTAATTGGGGACTTCTTCTATTTAGTTTACTGGGATGTTTGGGCTTACTGGTTTGTTACTTTCTTGGGTTTACAACCGTTTCTCACAGTTTTAGGTGCAGCCATAAATAACCCTTCAATAAGTCAATTAGCTGCATGGCTTATAACACCTAAGGGGCTTTTCATAGTTGGAATGATATATCTACTTCTAATGGGATGGCAACTTTCTTTACCCATAAGGCTTTTCGCAAAAATTCAGAGAGGATTAATGTTTTTTGCAACGCTTGCAATAATAGTTATGTATGCTGTTTTCGCTATGACGCCCAACTCAATTTTTATTCAACGTTTTAACTTGTTTGCTGAAGCTTTTGGTGTTGGTCCAGATTACTATCATACAGTTATACAAAAAGCTAGCGAAATAACTAACTTAAATCCTGGCTTTAGATGGTATGATCAAATTGGCTTAATGGTTTTAATTTGGAGCCTTTTAGGATGGGCTTTTTGGAGCGCTCAACTTAGCGGTGAAATAAAAGGGGCTGATAAACTTAGGGTTCAAAATTTCGTAATGAATGGCTCTGGCTGGGCCACAGCCATAGCATGGCTTATAGCTTGGCTTTTAATTTCTAGATCTGCTGGCGAAGAATTTATGAAAGCTGCTGGAACTCTAGGTTTAAGCGGTGAATGGGAGTTACCTGTAGCTCCTTATTTAGCTGGCTATCTTGCAGGTGCTACTATGGCTCCTGGGTTTGGAACCTTAATAATTATTGTGCTTTTAATACTTGCTTTAGGCTTGATTTGTAATGGCTACCAAGTTTATTATAATACTATGGTTGGTCCTATTAGAATGTTTTTCGCTATGGCTTTTGATAGAGCTCTCCCAGATGTATTTTCTAAAGTACATAGAAGATGGCACACACCTGTATATATTGTTTGGTTAGCTTGCGCTGTAGCTGCAATTCAAATTTATGTCTCAGCTTACGCACCTGAAGTTGCACCAGTGTTTCTCCCAGCTGCACTTTCAAGCGGATGTATACCATACTTCTTTACGTCTTTAGCTGGAGCTTTAATGCCATATACTGGGAAACCAATTTATGAAGCTTCTCCAGCAGCTAAATATAAGCTTGGTCCAATACCTTTAATAACTATTACTGGCGCTGTAAGCTGCATTTTTAATGCTACAATGGCTTATTACTGGCTTACAGTTCCAGAACTTGGAATAAACCCAGCATCTATGGTTTTCGTATTAATTGCTTATGCTATAGGTTTTGTCTATTATATTATTTGGCGAGCATATAGGAAAAGGCAAGGCATAAATCTAGATTTAGCATTTAAAGTGGTTCCACCAGATTAA
- a CDS encoding phosphotransferase produces MESENLSYIKVIIEENYDLGEVVKVEKIGGGYVNISYLVETSKGKYFLRRYRDTAKKNEVKFEHEVIEHLICSGFKKTPQLCKTKNGKTYVAKFEKRNQRRKLVFYAMFEFAKGEDKYTWYYPYCNILELKDAAKTLAEYHMYIKGFKPKAKKKVAPLNKLIFNLKDEFEKLSEKADATKFCELFLANKEKLKDKSVEVYNELKTVNYEKLPKIVIFGDFHLGNLKFKDNKVTAMYDFDWVKWDSRAYDVAYAIYYTCGVWGEKGSNAIDVNKALEFFKAYQEAFIEAKKEDEALNKQEIEALPTLMKAVNIFLIHWDISDFYTGEKNPDEYLKFLIHDLDLMKWLENNKINFKV; encoded by the coding sequence TTGGAAAGTGAAAATTTAAGCTATATAAAGGTTATTATTGAGGAAAATTATGATTTAGGTGAGGTTGTTAAAGTTGAAAAAATAGGAGGAGGTTACGTTAATATTAGTTACCTTGTTGAAACCTCTAAAGGAAAATATTTTTTAAGGCGTTATAGAGATACGGCCAAAAAAAACGAAGTAAAATTTGAGCATGAAGTTATAGAGCATTTGATATGTTCAGGTTTTAAAAAAACTCCTCAATTATGCAAAACTAAAAATGGGAAAACCTATGTAGCCAAATTTGAAAAGAGGAATCAGCGAAGAAAATTAGTGTTTTACGCTATGTTTGAGTTTGCAAAAGGTGAAGATAAATATACATGGTATTACCCTTATTGTAATATTTTAGAATTAAAAGATGCTGCTAAAACTTTAGCTGAATATCATATGTATATTAAAGGGTTTAAACCTAAAGCGAAAAAGAAAGTTGCACCGCTTAATAAATTGATTTTTAACTTAAAAGATGAGTTTGAAAAACTTTCTGAAAAAGCTGATGCAACAAAGTTTTGCGAATTATTTTTAGCTAATAAAGAAAAGCTTAAAGATAAAAGTGTTGAAGTTTACAATGAATTGAAAACAGTTAATTATGAGAAGCTTCCTAAAATAGTTATTTTTGGCGATTTTCATCTTGGAAACTTGAAGTTTAAAGACAATAAAGTAACTGCCATGTATGATTTTGATTGGGTTAAATGGGATTCTAGAGCGTACGATGTTGCTTATGCCATCTATTACACATGTGGTGTTTGGGGTGAAAAAGGCAGCAACGCGATAGACGTTAATAAAGCTTTAGAATTTTTTAAAGCTTATCAAGAAGCTTTTATTGAGGCTAAAAAAGAAGATGAAGCATTAAACAAACAAGAAATTGAAGCATTACCAACATTAATGAAAGCTGTTAATATTTTTTTAATTCATTGGGATATAAGTGATTTTTATACTGGAGAAAAGAATCCAGATGAATATTTAAAGTTTTTAATTCATGATTTAGATTTAATGAAGTGGCTAGAAAATAACAAGATAAATTTTAAAGTTTAG
- a CDS encoding AbrB family transcriptional regulator, translated as MKLAKIVRLDSKGRILIPSSVRIGLGLSKGMYLMIYADLNEKEIRLTPFADPKAKLVNFKITILDTPGALAKVALILAKYGVDLLSSESRTLQRGKIAEWNAIGDISKCKLSFNELKDVLKREALIKNIQFKKLS; from the coding sequence ATGAAACTAGCTAAAATTGTTAGATTAGATTCTAAAGGAAGAATATTAATTCCTTCAAGTGTAAGAATTGGGTTAGGTTTATCTAAAGGAATGTATTTAATGATTTATGCAGATTTAAACGAGAAAGAGATACGTTTAACTCCATTTGCTGATCCTAAAGCTAAACTTGTAAACTTTAAAATAACAATTTTAGATACTCCTGGTGCCTTAGCTAAAGTAGCATTAATTTTAGCTAAATATGGCGTAGATTTGCTTTCAAGCGAATCACGAACTCTTCAAAGAGGAAAAATTGCTGAATGGAATGCTATAGGGGATATATCTAAATGTAAACTCAGCTTTAATGAATTAAAGGATGTATTAAAAAGGGAAGCTTTAATTAAAAATATTCAATTTAAAAAATTATCCTAA